One region of Baekduia soli genomic DNA includes:
- a CDS encoding indolepyruvate ferredoxin oxidoreductase family protein, translating to MSTMTPPPAIADKYAGEGTTFMTGVQALVRVPLEQRAADERAGLDTALFISGYPGSPLGGYDLELARAGALLAERGIVHRTAVNEELAATAILGSQRAHTVPGARHEGVVGLWYGKAPGLDRSGDALRHGNIGGVAPAGGVLVAVGDDPMAKSSTVPSASEATLAALLMPVLYPGDPQEVFDLGLHGIAMSRCSGLWVGMKMANDVADGSGSVQVGPGRVAPVMVEAVLDGRPYRHEPTRVFLGAQLHAAEHSLVHARLPAAIAYARANGLNRITQSAPGDTLGIVAAGKTYVDLRQAMADLGVDDDDLGRLGVRLLHVRMPFPLDGELVREFAEGLDELMVLEDKQPLLERQVKDELYDLRQRPAVVGKRDRDGSPLARADGELDADAVALLLGDRLAGRGAPASVDRRVGQLRGRAVLEPLAVTRGAYFCSGCPHNSSLKAPAGALVAAGIGCHGMVHFMGGEHDGVGTVIGMTQMGGEGAQWIGQAPFTDTRHIFQNLGDGTFHHSGSLAVRAAVAAGVTMTYKLMFNAHVSMTGGQAATGAMAVPDVARSLLAEGVRRVIVTTEDPGRWAGRMPEGVEVRHRDGLVAAQSELAAIDGVTVLIHDQECAAEVRRARKRGTVPATTRRVLINERVCEGCGDCGTKSNCLSVRPVDTEFGRKTQIHQASCNQDLSCLKGDCPSFVTIVPAAARPRAARGADLDAGALPPVAAPSVRGEFALRLCGIGGTGVVTVAQVLATAAILDGWHVRGTDQTGLAQKGGAVVSDLRLGPEPLQRAGRLSAAGCDLFLAADVIAAGAPANLAAADPGRTTAVVSTTSVPTGRMVADVAAGRPPTDALVQRILDRCRPGEAVVLDAGAAAERLFGTDVVANMLMVGAALQAGALPVDAACIEQAIAINGVAIDLNVQALRRGRQAVADPAAFARAIAPAAAAAPAGPALGAAQQRVADRVRAAAGGDLARSVALRVAELDAYQDLAYATRFADRVERVRAAEERAVPGEDALAQAVAFSLHKLMAYKDEYEVARLHLDPRLREEVAAEFGDGARMSYRLHPPLLRALGHERKLELGPWFDPALRALRAGRRLRGTPLDVFGRTEVRRAERAVLAEYEALADELAARVTPETHAVAVELARLPDAIRGYESIKLAAIARHRARVAELRGLLDAPPILDVVHG from the coding sequence ATGAGCACCATGACCCCGCCGCCGGCGATCGCGGACAAGTACGCCGGCGAGGGCACGACGTTCATGACCGGCGTCCAGGCGCTCGTGCGGGTGCCGCTGGAGCAGCGCGCCGCCGACGAGCGCGCCGGCCTGGACACCGCGCTGTTCATCTCGGGCTACCCCGGCTCGCCGCTGGGCGGCTACGACCTCGAGCTCGCCCGCGCCGGCGCGCTGCTGGCCGAGCGCGGCATCGTGCACCGCACGGCGGTCAACGAGGAGCTCGCGGCGACCGCCATCCTGGGCAGCCAGCGCGCGCACACCGTGCCCGGGGCGCGGCACGAGGGTGTGGTGGGCCTCTGGTACGGCAAGGCGCCGGGCCTGGACCGCTCCGGCGACGCCCTGCGCCACGGCAACATCGGCGGCGTCGCGCCGGCCGGCGGCGTGCTCGTCGCGGTGGGCGACGACCCGATGGCCAAGTCCTCGACGGTGCCGTCGGCGTCGGAGGCGACGCTGGCCGCGCTGCTCATGCCGGTGCTCTACCCCGGGGACCCGCAGGAGGTCTTCGACCTCGGGCTGCACGGCATCGCGATGTCGCGCTGCAGCGGCCTGTGGGTCGGCATGAAGATGGCCAACGACGTCGCCGACGGGTCGGGCAGCGTCCAGGTCGGCCCCGGCCGCGTGGCGCCCGTGATGGTCGAGGCGGTCCTCGACGGGCGCCCGTACCGCCACGAGCCCACGCGCGTCTTCCTCGGCGCCCAGCTGCACGCCGCCGAGCACTCGCTCGTCCACGCGCGGCTGCCCGCCGCGATCGCCTACGCCCGGGCCAACGGCCTCAACCGCATCACGCAGTCGGCGCCCGGCGACACGCTCGGCATCGTCGCGGCGGGCAAGACGTACGTCGACCTCCGCCAGGCCATGGCCGACCTGGGCGTCGACGACGACGACCTCGGGCGCCTGGGCGTCCGGCTCTTGCACGTCCGCATGCCGTTTCCCCTGGACGGGGAGCTCGTGCGGGAGTTCGCCGAGGGCCTCGACGAGCTCATGGTCCTGGAGGACAAGCAGCCGCTGCTCGAGCGCCAGGTCAAGGACGAGCTCTACGACCTCCGGCAGCGGCCCGCCGTGGTGGGCAAGCGCGACCGCGACGGCTCGCCGCTGGCCCGGGCCGACGGCGAGCTGGACGCCGACGCCGTCGCGCTGCTGCTCGGCGACCGGTTGGCCGGCCGCGGCGCGCCGGCCTCCGTGGACCGTCGCGTGGGGCAGCTGCGGGGGCGGGCCGTCCTCGAGCCGCTCGCTGTGACGCGCGGCGCGTACTTCTGCTCGGGCTGCCCGCACAACTCGTCGCTGAAGGCCCCGGCGGGCGCCCTGGTGGCCGCCGGGATCGGCTGTCACGGGATGGTGCACTTCATGGGCGGCGAGCACGACGGCGTCGGAACCGTCATCGGCATGACCCAGATGGGCGGCGAGGGCGCGCAGTGGATCGGCCAGGCGCCGTTCACCGACACCCGCCACATCTTCCAGAACCTGGGCGACGGCACGTTCCACCACTCCGGCAGCCTCGCGGTCCGCGCCGCCGTGGCCGCCGGCGTGACCATGACCTACAAGCTGATGTTCAACGCCCACGTCTCGATGACCGGCGGCCAGGCGGCCACCGGCGCGATGGCCGTGCCGGACGTTGCGCGATCCCTGCTCGCCGAGGGCGTGCGACGCGTCATCGTGACCACGGAGGACCCCGGCCGCTGGGCGGGACGCATGCCCGAGGGCGTGGAGGTCCGCCATCGCGACGGCCTCGTCGCCGCGCAGTCCGAGCTCGCTGCGATCGACGGCGTCACGGTGCTCATCCACGACCAGGAGTGCGCGGCCGAGGTGCGGCGCGCGCGCAAGCGCGGCACCGTGCCGGCCACCACCCGCCGCGTGCTGATCAACGAGCGCGTGTGCGAGGGCTGCGGCGACTGCGGGACGAAGTCCAACTGCCTGTCGGTGCGCCCGGTCGACACGGAGTTCGGCCGCAAGACGCAGATCCACCAGGCGTCCTGCAACCAGGACCTGTCCTGCCTGAAGGGCGACTGCCCGTCATTCGTGACGATCGTCCCGGCGGCCGCGCGGCCGCGCGCGGCGCGCGGGGCCGACCTCGACGCGGGCGCGCTGCCGCCGGTCGCCGCCCCCTCCGTCCGCGGCGAGTTCGCGCTGCGCCTGTGCGGGATCGGCGGCACGGGCGTCGTGACCGTCGCCCAGGTCCTGGCCACCGCGGCGATCCTCGACGGCTGGCACGTGCGGGGCACCGACCAGACCGGCCTGGCCCAGAAGGGCGGCGCCGTGGTGTCCGACCTGCGCCTGGGGCCCGAGCCCCTGCAGCGGGCGGGACGGCTGTCGGCCGCGGGTTGCGACCTGTTCCTGGCCGCCGACGTCATCGCCGCCGGTGCGCCCGCCAACCTCGCCGCGGCCGATCCGGGCCGCACGACCGCCGTCGTCTCCACGACGAGCGTCCCGACGGGGCGGATGGTCGCCGACGTGGCGGCCGGCCGGCCGCCCACCGACGCGCTCGTGCAGCGCATCCTGGACCGCTGCCGGCCGGGGGAGGCCGTCGTGCTCGACGCCGGCGCCGCCGCCGAGCGCCTGTTCGGCACCGACGTCGTGGCCAACATGCTCATGGTCGGCGCGGCGCTGCAGGCCGGCGCGCTGCCCGTCGACGCCGCGTGCATCGAGCAGGCCATCGCGATCAACGGCGTGGCGATCGACCTCAACGTGCAGGCGCTGCGCCGGGGCCGCCAGGCCGTCGCCGATCCCGCCGCCTTCGCGCGGGCGATCGCGCCGGCGGCGGCCGCGGCACCGGCGGGGCCGGCCCTGGGCGCGGCGCAGCAGCGCGTCGCCGATCGTGTCCGCGCCGCCGCCGGCGGCGACCTGGCCCGCAGCGTCGCGCTGCGCGTCGCCGAGCTCGACGCCTACCAGGACCTCGCCTACGCGACGCGCTTCGCCGACCGCGTCGAGCGCGTGCGCGCGGCCGAGGAGCGGGCCGTGCCCGGTGAGGATGCCCTCGCGCAGGCCGTGGCGTTCTCCCTGCACAAGCTCATGGCCTACAAGGACGAGTACGAGGTCGCCCGGCTGCACCTGGACCCGCGGCTGCGCGAGGAGGTCGCCGCGGAGTTCGGCGACGGCGCGCGGATGAGCTACCGCCTGCACCCGCCGCTGCTGCGCGCCCTGGGCCACGAGCGCAAGCTCGAGCTCGGGCCGTGGTTCGACCCCGCGCTGCGGGCGCTGCGGGCGGGCCGGCGCCTGCGCGGCACGCCGCTGGACGTGTTCGGCCGCACGGAGGTGCGGCGGGCCGAGCGCGCCGTGCTGGCCGAGTACGAGGCGCTGGCCGACGAGCTGGCCGCCCGGGTGACGCCCGAGACCCACGCCGTCGCCGTGGAGCTCGCGCGCCTGCCCGACGCGATCCGCGGCTACGAGTCGATCAAGCTGGCGGCCATCGCCCGCCACCGGGCACGCGTGGCCGAGCTGCGCGGCCTGCTGGACGCCCCGCCCATCCTCGACGTCGTGCACGGCTGA
- a CDS encoding IS481 family transposase gives MQCKRRWLPSWQRVELVDWCLGEGLPRRQAAARRRVSVSTVQYWIDRYRNASDAERASGAWAQDRPSTPHRQPTRSSDELHDRVCQARTRTGWGPRLIASELGIAHATVSRCLKRRGMSRQPPAPREAVQRFEWPCPGALIQNDVKRFARFSSPGHAVTGNRHRTGAEKRQRVGYEFAHSAIDDHSRLAYTELHRDEKAATVIGFTERAIAFFAAHGIIIERWQTDNAWTYTHNKALAALFDSHGIRHRTIAPRTPRHNGKVERYQQTLKREWGLGQRYRSSDARAAALPHWLHHYNNERNHSSLGNRPPITRVRNDLRQNN, from the coding sequence TTGGCGAGGGACTTCCTCGACGCCAGGCAGCGGCCCGTCGGCGGGTGAGCGTGTCGACGGTGCAGTACTGGATCGACCGGTACCGCAACGCCTCAGACGCCGAGCGAGCGTCGGGCGCGTGGGCGCAGGATCGACCCTCGACGCCGCATCGCCAGCCGACGCGGTCCAGCGACGAGCTGCACGACCGTGTCTGCCAGGCGCGGACGCGGACGGGCTGGGGGCCGCGCCTGATCGCCTCCGAGCTCGGCATCGCGCACGCGACGGTCTCGCGCTGTCTGAAGCGGCGCGGCATGTCGCGCCAGCCGCCGGCGCCCCGAGAGGCGGTGCAGCGCTTTGAGTGGCCGTGCCCTGGGGCGTTGATCCAAAACGACGTCAAGCGTTTCGCGCGGTTCTCCTCACCCGGCCATGCCGTCACCGGCAACCGTCACCGCACGGGCGCCGAGAAGCGCCAGCGTGTCGGCTACGAGTTCGCCCACAGCGCGATCGACGACCACAGCCGCCTGGCCTACACCGAGCTGCACCGCGACGAGAAGGCCGCCACCGTCATCGGCTTCACCGAGCGGGCGATCGCGTTCTTCGCTGCGCACGGCATCATCATCGAGCGCTGGCAGACCGACAACGCCTGGACCTACACCCACAACAAGGCGCTGGCCGCCCTGTTTGACAGCCACGGCATCCGGCATCGCACGATCGCGCCCCGCACGCCGCGCCACAACGGCAAGGTCGAGCGCTACCAGCAGACCCTCAAACGCGAATGGGGCCTGGGACAGCGCTACCGCTCAAGCGACGCCAGAGCCGCAGCGCTGCCACACTGGCTGCACCACTACAACAACGAGCGGAACCACAGCTCGCTCGGCAACCGGCCGCCCATCACCCGCGTTCGGAACGACCTGAGGCAGAACAACTAG
- a CDS encoding zinc-binding dehydrogenase, which produces MRAAVVRERSGPFRVEELRDPEPGPGEILVEVAACGVCHTDLHIHDGSVPFPLPCVLGHEVSGTVRAVGDGVEALAPGDRVAGAFIMPCGTCAMCRAGREELCEPFFAHNRLKGTLYDGTTRLYDAAGDPVWMYSMGGLSELAVMPALAAARIPDGLPLTDSAIFGCALLTSMGAVRHVAGLQPGETVCVVGAGGVGQSIVQLAGALGAGQVIAVDLADDKLEGARRSGATATINAGDADAVATLRELTDGRGADVVFEAIGHPATFRQATEMAADGGRCVFVGIAPAGTLGEVEITRLVRRKLQLLGSFGGRPRTDLAELMQMVVDGRLHLDSVISRRFTLDEADLAYGLLARGEIVGRAVVEMAPAG; this is translated from the coding sequence ATGCGGGCAGCGGTGGTGCGGGAGCGGTCGGGACCCTTCAGGGTCGAGGAGCTGCGCGACCCCGAGCCGGGGCCCGGCGAGATCCTCGTGGAGGTCGCGGCGTGCGGCGTCTGCCACACCGACCTGCACATCCACGACGGCTCCGTGCCGTTCCCGCTGCCCTGCGTCCTGGGCCACGAGGTGTCCGGGACGGTGCGCGCCGTGGGCGACGGCGTGGAGGCGCTGGCCCCGGGCGACCGGGTCGCCGGCGCCTTCATCATGCCCTGCGGCACGTGCGCGATGTGCCGTGCCGGCCGCGAGGAGCTGTGCGAGCCGTTCTTCGCCCACAACCGCCTGAAGGGCACGCTGTACGACGGCACGACCCGGCTCTACGACGCCGCCGGCGACCCCGTGTGGATGTACTCGATGGGCGGCCTGAGCGAGCTGGCCGTCATGCCCGCCCTGGCCGCGGCGCGCATCCCCGACGGGCTGCCGCTCACCGACTCGGCGATCTTCGGCTGCGCGCTGCTGACGTCCATGGGCGCGGTGCGCCACGTGGCCGGCCTGCAGCCCGGCGAGACCGTGTGCGTCGTCGGCGCGGGCGGCGTGGGCCAGAGCATCGTGCAGCTCGCCGGCGCGCTCGGGGCAGGCCAGGTCATCGCGGTCGACCTGGCCGACGACAAGCTCGAGGGCGCACGGCGCAGCGGCGCCACGGCGACGATCAACGCCGGCGACGCCGACGCCGTCGCGACGCTGCGCGAGCTCACCGACGGCCGCGGCGCCGACGTCGTCTTCGAGGCCATCGGCCACCCCGCCACGTTCCGCCAGGCGACGGAGATGGCCGCCGACGGCGGCCGCTGCGTGTTCGTCGGGATCGCCCCGGCCGGAACGCTCGGCGAGGTCGAGATCACGCGCCTGGTCCGGCGCAAGCTCCAGCTCCTGGGGTCCTTCGGCGGCCGTCCGCGCACGGACCTGGCCGAGCTCATGCAGATGGTCGTCGACGGCCGCCTGCACCTCGACAGCGTCATCAGCCGCCGCTTCACGCTCGACGAGGCCGACCTGGCCTACGGCCTGCTCGCCCGCGGCGAGATCGTCGGCCGCGCCGTCGTCGAGATGGCGCCCGCGGGCTAG
- a CDS encoding HpcH/HpaI aldolase family protein yields MSDWSVLETSRELRRRWDSGQATFGAWVASGSPHVVELLCAAGPDWIVLDGQHGYADAATLPGLLRAAAISRTPAIVRVASNDGPAIGTALDLGANGVIVPMVDDAEQAARAVAACRYGPAGTRSFGPTRAALASPPFSTAVGDDTAICIVMAETVRAVENIEAIVAVDGVHGVFIGPLDLAISIGRPPTFTIDDPEVRAYMLTVRDACRAAGCAVGTFPATAHIPDWAAEGFEFLGLVADGEILSRVPREMLAAARGA; encoded by the coding sequence ATGTCGGACTGGAGCGTGCTCGAGACGAGCCGCGAGCTGAGGCGGCGCTGGGACTCGGGTCAGGCGACGTTCGGGGCGTGGGTCGCCTCGGGGAGCCCCCACGTCGTCGAGCTGCTCTGCGCCGCGGGCCCGGACTGGATCGTCCTCGACGGCCAGCACGGCTACGCCGACGCCGCGACGCTCCCCGGGCTGCTGCGCGCGGCGGCCATCTCGCGCACGCCCGCCATCGTCCGGGTGGCGAGCAACGACGGGCCGGCGATCGGCACCGCCCTGGACCTCGGCGCCAACGGGGTCATCGTCCCCATGGTCGACGACGCCGAGCAGGCCGCCCGCGCCGTGGCGGCGTGCCGGTACGGGCCGGCGGGCACCCGCAGCTTCGGGCCGACGCGCGCGGCGCTGGCGTCGCCGCCGTTCAGCACGGCGGTCGGGGACGACACCGCGATCTGCATCGTGATGGCCGAGACCGTGCGGGCCGTGGAGAACATCGAGGCGATCGTGGCCGTCGACGGCGTCCATGGGGTGTTCATCGGCCCGCTGGACCTCGCGATCTCCATCGGCCGGCCGCCGACGTTCACCATCGACGACCCGGAGGTCCGGGCGTACATGCTGACCGTGCGCGACGCCTGCCGCGCCGCCGGCTGCGCCGTCGGCACGTTTCCGGCCACCGCGCACATCCCCGACTGGGCCGCCGAGGGCTTCGAGTTCCTCGGGCTGGTGGCCGACGGTGAGATCCTGTCCCGGGTCCCGCGCGAGATGCTCGCCGCGGCCCGCGGCGCGTGA